The Polyangiaceae bacterium genome includes a region encoding these proteins:
- a CDS encoding pyridoxal phosphate-dependent aminotransferase — protein MLPSIAYLDFAGRWYGQVSYDLASSGVTPIAEESLGAGAPVADMGARERFREAVAARYRVPAREVVTTLGASGALFVAHATLLERGERLLVENPSYEPLWRGAEALGIGVDRFERRFDAGFALDPDAVLAACRPETRVVAITNPHNPTGAVASEAELTALASALEPRNIALLIDEAYLELAAPRTTARRLGPNIVSCSSATKCWGAGWTRAGWLLLPEALVEPASRVERFTQGLAPPVTWAWGERAVTRADRLLERARLLQAGKRELVDAFVARHSSLSWVSPQANGVFGWVRDSRGEDVLPKIERAIRELGVIAAPGAFFGEASAFRLGWTTDGKKLAEGLSRLAKALELETRA, from the coding sequence GTGCTGCCGTCGATTGCCTACCTGGATTTCGCAGGTCGCTGGTACGGGCAGGTGAGCTACGACCTGGCCTCGAGCGGGGTCACCCCGATCGCCGAGGAGTCGCTGGGCGCCGGCGCGCCGGTCGCCGACATGGGGGCCCGCGAGCGGTTCCGCGAGGCGGTCGCGGCGCGCTACCGCGTCCCGGCCCGGGAGGTCGTCACCACGCTCGGGGCGAGCGGCGCGCTGTTCGTCGCGCACGCCACGCTGCTCGAGCGCGGCGAGCGGCTCTTGGTCGAGAATCCGAGCTACGAGCCGCTCTGGCGTGGCGCGGAGGCGCTCGGGATCGGCGTCGATCGCTTCGAGCGCCGCTTCGATGCCGGCTTCGCCCTCGACCCCGACGCGGTGCTCGCGGCCTGTCGCCCGGAGACGCGCGTCGTCGCCATCACCAACCCCCACAACCCGACCGGCGCCGTCGCCAGCGAAGCCGAGCTCACCGCGCTAGCGAGCGCGCTCGAGCCCAGGAACATCGCGCTCTTGATCGACGAGGCCTACCTGGAGCTCGCCGCGCCGCGCACGACCGCGCGGCGGCTCGGGCCGAACATCGTCAGCTGCTCGAGCGCCACCAAATGCTGGGGCGCCGGCTGGACCCGCGCGGGCTGGTTGCTCTTGCCGGAGGCGCTGGTCGAGCCCGCCTCGCGCGTGGAGCGCTTCACCCAAGGTTTGGCGCCGCCGGTGACCTGGGCCTGGGGCGAGCGCGCGGTCACCCGCGCCGATCGCCTGCTGGAGCGCGCGCGCCTGCTCCAGGCGGGCAAGCGCGAGCTCGTGGACGCCTTCGTCGCGCGCCACTCGAGCCTGTCCTGGGTGAGCCCGCAGGCAAACGGCGTCTTCGGCTGGGTGCGCGACTCGCGCGGCGAAGATGTCTTGCCGAAGATCGAGCGCGCCATCCGCGAGCTCGGCGTGATCGCGGCGCCCGGCGCCTTCTTCGGTGAGGCCAGCGCCTTTCGCCTGGGCTGGACCACCGACGGCAAGAAGCTCGCCGAGGGGCTCTCGCGCCTGGCCAAGGCCCTCGAGCTGGAGACCCGCGCGTGA
- a CDS encoding decaprenyl-phosphate phosphoribosyltransferase: MADAPRENQTDEPDFGPEEQPEVSIALAEVPRSEGDLFWRLRGVIKTIRPHQWVKNVFVLAPVVFAKEIFDPLLLWRAAAAFFAFCLLAGAVYTMNDLADVEADRQHPVKRFRPIASGRVPIPAARALAVALVIGALAGSAFRSWQFFAAAAAYFGLNVAYSFKLKHIAYLDVGCIAAGFVLRVMGGGFATQISVSWYLLVCTALLALFLGFGKRRHELALAATGGSGKTRAALESYSSRGLDVALTVTALLTTVTYVAYTLDPHTQEFFKTKWLWPSTLFVVLGVWRFLHLVRSRPRAESPTQEMLKDGPFVAIVMGWVMLVGWVVYHLRPS, from the coding sequence ATGGCGGACGCGCCGCGTGAAAACCAGACCGACGAGCCGGACTTCGGGCCCGAGGAGCAGCCCGAGGTCAGCATCGCTCTGGCGGAGGTCCCGCGCAGCGAAGGAGACCTCTTCTGGCGCCTGCGCGGCGTGATCAAGACCATCCGCCCCCACCAGTGGGTCAAGAACGTCTTCGTGCTGGCGCCGGTGGTGTTCGCCAAAGAGATCTTCGACCCGCTCTTGCTCTGGCGGGCCGCGGCGGCGTTCTTCGCGTTCTGCCTGCTCGCCGGCGCCGTCTACACCATGAACGACCTGGCGGACGTCGAGGCGGACCGCCAGCACCCCGTGAAGCGCTTCCGTCCCATCGCCTCGGGTCGCGTCCCCATCCCCGCCGCGCGGGCGCTGGCCGTGGCGCTGGTCATCGGCGCGCTCGCCGGCTCGGCGTTCCGCTCCTGGCAGTTCTTCGCGGCCGCCGCGGCCTACTTCGGACTGAACGTCGCCTACTCGTTCAAGCTCAAGCACATCGCCTACCTCGACGTCGGCTGCATCGCCGCGGGCTTCGTGCTGCGCGTGATGGGCGGCGGCTTCGCCACGCAGATCTCGGTGTCGTGGTACCTCCTGGTGTGTACCGCGCTCTTGGCGCTGTTCCTGGGCTTCGGCAAGCGCCGCCACGAGCTGGCGCTGGCTGCCACCGGCGGCAGCGGCAAGACCCGCGCGGCGCTCGAGTCCTACAGCTCGCGGGGGCTCGACGTCGCACTGACTGTCACGGCCCTTCTGACCACCGTGACCTACGTCGCGTACACGCTCGATCCGCACACCCAGGAGTTCTTCAAGACCAAGTGGCTCTGGCCCAGCACGCTGTTCGTGGTGCTCGGCGTCTGGCGCTTCCTGCACCTGGTCCGGAGCCGCCCCCGGGCCGAGAGCCCTACCCAGGAAATGCTGAAAGATGGCCCGTTCGTCGCCATCGTGATGGGCTGGGTCATGCTGGTGGGCTGGGTCGTCTACCACCTCAGGCCGAGCTGA
- a CDS encoding CPBP family intramembrane metalloprotease: MAEPEKPAEQKAGFFAKASDAWSDLVLTLPIFVLYHLGVVFLPVRNAADVVTSELIALANNNMVAYAGLTLLIGGVFVGVLLVLGRGHALEWERFAFLAVEATLYAVAMRFIAGWVVGKLTLAGAPLGGGFTGAVMSAGAGLYEEIAFRVILYGLGLRVLLLMFPMVDPLRPRLLGVAWALIAAAVFSGWHYVGAYGDPFELRSFVFRWTCGVVFTVIYRFRGFAPAVWTHTLYDVWVLVL; the protein is encoded by the coding sequence ATGGCGGAACCGGAGAAGCCCGCGGAGCAGAAGGCCGGCTTCTTCGCCAAGGCGAGCGACGCCTGGTCGGACCTCGTGCTCACGCTGCCGATCTTCGTCCTCTACCACCTGGGCGTGGTCTTCCTGCCGGTGCGCAACGCGGCCGACGTCGTGACCAGCGAGCTGATCGCGCTGGCCAACAACAACATGGTCGCCTACGCCGGGCTGACCCTGCTCATCGGCGGCGTGTTCGTCGGCGTGCTCCTGGTGCTGGGGCGCGGACACGCCCTCGAGTGGGAGCGCTTCGCCTTCCTGGCGGTGGAGGCCACCCTGTACGCGGTGGCCATGCGCTTCATCGCCGGCTGGGTCGTGGGAAAGCTGACCTTGGCAGGTGCGCCCCTCGGCGGCGGCTTCACCGGCGCGGTGATGAGCGCTGGCGCCGGGTTGTACGAGGAGATCGCCTTCCGGGTGATCCTCTACGGCCTGGGCCTGCGCGTGCTGCTCTTGATGTTCCCGATGGTCGATCCCTTGCGGCCGCGCCTCCTGGGCGTGGCCTGGGCGCTGATCGCCGCCGCGGTGTTCAGCGGCTGGCACTACGTGGGCGCCTACGGCGATCCGTTCGAGCTGCGCTCGTTCGTGTTCCGCTGGACCTGCGGGGTGGTGTTCACCGTCATCTACCGCTTCCGAGGTTTCGCTCCGGCGGTGTGGACGCACACGCTGTACGACGTCTGGGTGCTGGTGCTGTAG
- a CDS encoding Uma2 family endonuclease, whose amino-acid sequence MSEARIIELHYRLEPELETWVLPEVSVPESRPHDLTIEYLRALLAAWVARSGRPAIVARNLALRWVARHPQVGIDPDLCLIEPAPPDPDRLSSLCLWKPGHVAPRLAIEVVSESHPYKDYADVHEKYAACGVPELWVLDPLRIGPKRFGGPFEIQIWQGDAGARFERVYQGAGPVRSVALQAWLRSGGGKVSIADDEAGAQLWVTTEEAARGETSELRERVRELEAELAGRR is encoded by the coding sequence GTGAGCGAAGCGCGAATCATCGAGCTCCACTATCGGCTCGAGCCCGAGCTCGAGACCTGGGTGCTGCCCGAGGTCTCCGTGCCCGAGTCGCGTCCCCACGATCTCACCATCGAGTACCTGCGAGCGCTGCTTGCGGCCTGGGTCGCTCGCAGCGGCAGGCCGGCGATCGTGGCGCGCAACCTGGCCCTGCGCTGGGTCGCGCGGCACCCGCAAGTCGGGATCGACCCGGATCTGTGCCTGATCGAGCCGGCGCCGCCGGACCCCGACCGCCTGTCGAGCCTGTGCCTCTGGAAGCCCGGTCACGTCGCGCCGCGCCTGGCCATCGAGGTGGTGAGCGAGAGCCACCCGTACAAGGACTACGCCGACGTGCACGAGAAGTACGCGGCGTGCGGCGTCCCGGAGCTGTGGGTGCTCGACCCGCTGCGCATCGGACCCAAGCGTTTCGGCGGGCCATTCGAGATCCAGATCTGGCAGGGGGACGCCGGCGCGCGATTCGAGCGGGTGTACCAGGGCGCCGGCCCCGTGCGGTCGGTCGCGCTCCAGGCTTGGCTGCGGAGCGGGGGCGGGAAGGTCTCGATCGCGGACGACGAAGCTGGCGCCCAGCTCTGGGTGACCACGGAGGAGGCCGCGCGTGGGGAGACGAGCGAGCTCAGAGAGCGCGTCCGCGAGCTGGAAGCCGAGCTCGCCGGGCGGCGCTGA
- a CDS encoding TlyA family RNA methyltransferase, producing the protein MKLRADVALVERALAASRTQAQALILAGRVFSGERRVEKAGELLADDAELQVRGAPRFVSRGGDKLEGALTELAVDVADQVVLDIGASTGGFTDCVLQHGASRVYAVDVGHGQLAQKLRADPRVVVMERTNARHLSAASFPEPIGLVVVDASFIGIEKLMPAISAILPRAGRLLALVKPQFEAGRDAARRARGVIRDPEVRSAAIAEARAAIEAAGFDVLSECDSRVAGPKGNVERFVLATRLA; encoded by the coding sequence GTGAAGCTCCGCGCAGACGTGGCGCTGGTGGAGCGCGCCCTCGCCGCGTCGCGCACGCAGGCGCAGGCACTGATCCTGGCCGGCCGTGTCTTTTCAGGAGAGCGGCGGGTGGAGAAGGCCGGCGAGCTCCTGGCGGACGACGCGGAGCTCCAGGTGCGCGGCGCGCCGCGCTTCGTGTCGCGGGGCGGCGACAAGCTGGAGGGTGCCCTGACCGAGCTCGCCGTGGACGTCGCGGATCAGGTCGTGCTGGACATCGGCGCCTCCACCGGCGGATTCACCGACTGCGTGCTCCAGCACGGCGCCAGCAGGGTCTACGCCGTCGATGTGGGCCACGGTCAGCTCGCGCAGAAACTCCGCGCTGACCCGCGCGTCGTGGTGATGGAGCGCACCAACGCCCGACACCTGAGCGCGGCTTCGTTCCCGGAGCCGATCGGGCTCGTGGTGGTGGACGCTTCGTTCATCGGCATCGAGAAGCTGATGCCGGCCATCTCTGCGATCTTGCCGCGTGCAGGGCGGCTGCTCGCGCTGGTCAAGCCGCAGTTCGAGGCCGGCCGCGACGCCGCCCGCCGCGCGCGCGGCGTGATCCGCGACCCCGAGGTGCGGAGCGCCGCCATCGCCGAGGCCCGCGCCGCGATCGAGGCCGCGGGCTTCGACGTGCTCTCCGAGTGCGACTCCAGAGTCGCCGGGCCGAAGGGCAACGTGGAGCGCTTCGTGCTCGCGACGCGCCTCGCGTAG
- a CDS encoding ABC transporter substrate-binding protein, with the protein MFALGHGPRLVGRSRYCDFPPEVKAVRPVGGFVDPSLEAILGVKPDLVVGVQGPGLRDFAERLDARGIATFFPPTQSLIEIGAMLVGLARLLGDEARGLEQKANIERERAAIEQALAGRARPRALYVFGLRPVVVAGPGSFPDEMLRLSGADNVITGERNRFPTLGIERVLALDPDVIIDSTGGAMREGINISKELPGWSEVRAVREGHLIVVSDDRVLRPGPRVGQGLSILARALHPGARLP; encoded by the coding sequence GTGTTTGCGCTGGGTCACGGCCCTCGCCTGGTCGGCCGCTCCCGCTACTGCGACTTCCCGCCGGAGGTGAAGGCGGTCCGTCCCGTGGGCGGCTTCGTCGATCCGAGCCTGGAGGCCATCCTGGGGGTGAAGCCCGATCTCGTGGTCGGCGTGCAAGGCCCGGGGCTCCGGGACTTCGCCGAGCGGCTCGACGCGCGCGGCATCGCCACGTTCTTCCCGCCGACGCAGAGCCTGATCGAGATCGGCGCCATGCTGGTCGGTCTCGCGCGCTTGCTCGGCGACGAGGCCCGAGGGCTCGAGCAGAAGGCGAACATCGAGCGCGAGCGCGCCGCGATCGAGCAGGCGCTCGCCGGGCGCGCGCGCCCCCGCGCGCTGTACGTGTTCGGCCTGCGGCCGGTGGTGGTCGCGGGGCCCGGGAGCTTCCCGGACGAGATGCTGCGCCTGTCCGGCGCGGACAACGTGATCACCGGCGAGCGGAACCGCTTCCCGACCCTGGGCATCGAGCGCGTGCTCGCGCTGGATCCCGACGTGATCATCGACTCGACGGGCGGCGCCATGCGCGAAGGCATCAACATCAGCAAGGAGCTTCCGGGCTGGAGCGAGGTGCGCGCCGTGCGCGAAGGCCACCTGATCGTGGTCTCCGACGACCGCGTGCTCAGGCCTGGGCCCCGCGTGGGTCAAGGCCTCTCGATCTTGGCTCGCGCGCTGCACCCGGGAGCTCGGTTGCCGTGA
- a CDS encoding ComEC/Rec2 family competence protein: MRRDALLISALALAAGPLAAVAAWSAALTFALAIGVALGRVRASVIVIAVLAFSGSAVGARFSLDSWQRAWLRARAELPEPKRCAASARVASSPTRLGGSMSFLAELRDIDCEGRSLAPLKARLHGGPADLRRGDQLDIVAQLAPVQLFRNRELPDPTPGAARREATASGMLLSADPVTRGGSLFAWVDRARQRARLAIDRSFVPAAAPLARALVLGESDLDPEDDRAFRASGLSHLLAVSGTHLVFAVAALVRALGALLCRIESLAARLDSGRIAAALGVPIALGYADFAGGSGSAWRAAWMLAAAYLIRAAGRHPRAERTLGLSLFVGVCVDPLLPFDVSFLLSAGATVGLVVLGQPLTRLTERLPFAPLRFVLGSFATTLAAMLPCAPLLALLSPEQTLAGILANTLAAPIGEAVALPLCLLHPLVSGVPGLDQGVALVGSGALLWVRGVAHLGASARFLTFPIPAPSEWHYAVLALAVLGAWLRPPRLSWALLGAVLLGAVELAAWRAGHPRGELRVTLLDIGQGDAILVDLPDGALMLVDGGGSVGSPVDPGARVVAPVLRARRRSRVDVVVLSHPHPDHFGGLAGALARVEVGELWDSGQGEREGAGPEYRALLDGLRARGVRVRRPGELCRGSRAFVRVLAPCPDFVPDRDANDNSLVLALGLGERRALLLGDAEREEEAELVQQHGSELRADFVKLGHHGSRTSSSSDLLLAARPTFAGISCGVRNRFGHPHPETLAALGRRGIHTLRTDLHGAVFWRTDGDAVRVGISVTSD; encoded by the coding sequence GTGAGGCGCGATGCCCTCCTGATCTCGGCCCTGGCTCTGGCGGCGGGGCCGCTCGCGGCGGTGGCGGCCTGGTCGGCCGCGCTCACCTTTGCGCTCGCCATCGGCGTCGCGCTCGGGCGCGTACGCGCCTCGGTCATCGTGATCGCCGTGCTGGCGTTCTCCGGGAGCGCGGTCGGCGCGCGCTTCTCGCTCGACTCGTGGCAGCGCGCGTGGCTCCGCGCTCGCGCAGAGCTGCCCGAGCCCAAGCGCTGCGCCGCCAGCGCGCGCGTGGCGAGCTCACCCACGCGGCTCGGCGGGAGCATGTCGTTTCTGGCGGAGCTCCGCGACATCGACTGCGAGGGCCGCTCCCTCGCGCCGCTGAAGGCGCGCCTGCACGGCGGGCCCGCAGATCTTCGCCGCGGTGATCAGCTGGACATCGTGGCGCAGCTCGCGCCCGTGCAGCTCTTCAGGAACCGCGAGCTGCCGGATCCGACCCCCGGCGCTGCGCGGCGCGAAGCGACCGCGAGCGGCATGCTGCTGTCCGCGGACCCCGTGACACGCGGCGGGTCGTTGTTCGCGTGGGTCGATCGTGCGCGTCAGCGCGCGCGTCTCGCCATCGATCGCTCCTTCGTGCCCGCGGCGGCGCCGCTGGCCCGGGCGCTGGTGCTGGGTGAGAGCGATCTCGACCCTGAAGACGACCGCGCCTTCCGCGCGAGCGGGCTCTCGCACCTCCTGGCGGTGAGCGGCACGCACCTGGTCTTCGCAGTGGCGGCGCTGGTGCGCGCGCTCGGCGCGCTCCTCTGCCGCATCGAGAGCCTGGCTGCGCGGCTGGACTCCGGACGCATCGCGGCCGCCTTGGGCGTGCCCATCGCGCTGGGCTACGCCGACTTCGCCGGCGGGAGCGGCTCGGCCTGGCGCGCCGCCTGGATGCTGGCCGCGGCCTACCTAATCCGGGCCGCGGGACGCCATCCGCGCGCCGAGCGCACGCTGGGGCTGTCGCTCTTCGTCGGCGTGTGCGTCGATCCTCTGCTGCCCTTCGACGTGTCGTTCCTGCTTTCGGCGGGCGCCACGGTGGGGCTCGTGGTGCTGGGCCAGCCGCTGACGCGGCTCACCGAACGCCTCCCCTTCGCACCGCTCCGCTTCGTCCTAGGCTCGTTCGCCACCACGCTCGCCGCGATGCTCCCTTGCGCACCGCTGCTCGCGCTCCTGTCGCCGGAGCAGACTCTCGCTGGCATCCTCGCCAACACGCTGGCGGCCCCCATCGGCGAAGCGGTGGCGTTGCCGCTCTGTCTGCTGCACCCGCTCGTGAGCGGGGTGCCGGGGCTCGATCAGGGGGTCGCGCTGGTCGGCTCCGGCGCGCTGCTCTGGGTGCGCGGCGTCGCGCACCTGGGAGCTTCCGCGCGCTTTCTGACGTTCCCGATCCCTGCGCCCAGCGAGTGGCACTACGCGGTGCTCGCCCTGGCGGTTCTCGGGGCCTGGCTGCGCCCGCCGCGGCTGAGCTGGGCGCTCCTCGGCGCGGTCCTGCTCGGTGCCGTCGAGCTCGCCGCTTGGCGCGCGGGTCACCCGCGGGGCGAGCTTCGGGTCACGCTGCTCGACATCGGACAGGGCGACGCCATCCTGGTCGATCTGCCCGACGGCGCGCTGATGCTGGTGGACGGTGGCGGCTCGGTGGGCAGCCCGGTGGATCCGGGCGCGCGGGTCGTCGCGCCGGTGCTGCGCGCGCGGCGCCGCAGTCGGGTGGACGTCGTCGTGCTCTCGCACCCTCACCCGGATCACTTCGGCGGCCTGGCGGGAGCCCTCGCTCGGGTCGAGGTCGGGGAGCTTTGGGACAGCGGCCAAGGTGAGCGCGAGGGTGCGGGCCCGGAGTACCGCGCGCTGCTCGACGGGCTACGCGCGCGCGGCGTACGAGTACGGCGCCCCGGCGAGCTATGCAGGGGCTCGCGCGCTTTCGTCCGCGTGCTCGCGCCTTGTCCCGATTTCGTGCCGGACCGGGACGCGAACGACAACTCCTTGGTGCTGGCGCTCGGCCTCGGCGAGCGCCGCGCGCTCCTGCTCGGGGACGCCGAGCGCGAGGAGGAAGCGGAGCTCGTGCAGCAGCATGGCAGCGAGCTTCGCGCCGACTTCGTCAAGCTCGGCCACCACGGCAGCCGGACCTCCAGCAGCAGCGACCTGCTCCTCGCGGCGCGCCCGACCTTTGCCGGGATTTCCTGCGGGGTCCGCAACCGATTCGGCCACCCGCACCCGGAGACACTCGCCGCGCTCGGCCGTCGAGGTATCCACACCTTACGCACAGATCTCCACGGGGCGGTGTTCTGGAGGACCGACGGCGACGCCGTTCGCGTCGGAATCAGCGTGACCAGCGATTGA
- the hpt gene encoding hypoxanthine phosphoribosyltransferase, giving the protein MPNAWYREKIKTLYSPEQIQARVRELGAEITRDYRGKPLVLLCVLKGSFMFAADLARCIDLPLRVEFLGVQSYGDDTMSSGVVQITLDLARPVDGEEVLIVEDIVDTGLTLDYLVHQVQTRGPASVKVCALLHKPARTKKKVSIDYLGFTIDDVFVVGYGLDWAQKYRNMPEIGVVVAPNDG; this is encoded by the coding sequence ATGCCCAACGCCTGGTACCGAGAGAAGATCAAGACGCTGTACTCGCCGGAGCAGATCCAGGCGCGGGTGCGCGAGCTGGGCGCGGAGATCACCCGCGACTACCGCGGCAAGCCGCTGGTGCTCCTGTGCGTGCTCAAGGGCAGCTTCATGTTCGCGGCGGATCTGGCGCGCTGCATCGACTTGCCCTTGCGGGTCGAGTTCCTGGGCGTGCAGAGCTACGGCGACGACACCATGTCGAGCGGTGTCGTCCAGATCACCTTGGATCTCGCCCGACCCGTGGACGGCGAGGAGGTGCTCATCGTCGAGGACATCGTCGACACCGGCCTGACCCTCGACTACCTGGTGCACCAGGTGCAGACGCGCGGCCCCGCCAGCGTGAAGGTGTGCGCGCTCCTGCACAAGCCGGCGCGCACCAAGAAGAAGGTCAGCATCGACTACCTGGGCTTCACCATCGACGACGTGTTCGTGGTGGGATACGGCCTGGATTGGGCGCAGAAGTACCGCAACATGCCGGAGATCGGCGTGGTCGTAGCGCCGAACGACGGCTGA
- a CDS encoding replication-associated recombination protein A — translation MAQKKREAPAQPTLLGAVARRGTAPLADRMRPRTLDEVLGQRHLIDAGKWLADAIRQDRVPSLVLWGPPGSGKTTLAHVIAGSTRSEFVAFSAVLGGVAELREIIAAARERLAYQGRRTTLFVDEIHRFNKSQQDAFLPHVEAGTITLIGATTENPSFSVNAAVLSRCKVLRLHALDERDLIALLGRALSDRERGLGGRELCADADALGMIAANSSGDARRALGLLETAVALLPEGRAELSLEDVKRAAEERTLLYDKSGEEHYNVSSALIKSMRGSDPDAAIYWFLRMLDAGDDPLFLSRRLIIFASEDVGNADPRALQVAMAADEAFRRVGLPEGVYPLAHACLYLASCPKSNAVKRAIEATRASIAEKGALPVPMKLRNAVTGLMRAEGYGEGYRYAHDFEGSYAPGETYLPDELLGRRLYSPSNEGLEKQIRERLERLRDKK, via the coding sequence ATGGCGCAGAAGAAGCGCGAGGCACCGGCTCAACCGACGCTCCTCGGTGCGGTCGCGCGCCGTGGCACGGCGCCGCTCGCCGATCGCATGCGCCCGCGGACGCTCGACGAAGTGCTGGGGCAGCGCCACCTGATCGACGCAGGGAAGTGGCTCGCCGACGCCATCCGCCAGGACCGCGTGCCTTCGCTCGTGCTCTGGGGTCCACCGGGCTCCGGCAAGACGACGCTGGCGCACGTCATCGCCGGCTCGACCCGCTCGGAGTTCGTGGCCTTCTCGGCAGTGCTCGGCGGCGTGGCCGAGCTTCGCGAGATCATCGCGGCAGCTCGGGAGCGCCTCGCCTACCAGGGCCGGCGCACCACGCTCTTCGTGGACGAGATTCACCGCTTCAACAAAAGCCAGCAAGACGCCTTCTTGCCCCACGTCGAGGCCGGCACCATCACCCTGATCGGCGCCACCACGGAGAACCCCTCGTTCTCCGTCAACGCCGCGGTGCTCTCGCGCTGCAAGGTGCTGCGCCTGCACGCGCTGGACGAGCGCGATCTGATCGCGCTGCTCGGACGCGCGCTCTCCGATCGCGAGCGCGGGCTGGGCGGACGCGAGCTCTGCGCCGACGCGGACGCCTTGGGCATGATCGCGGCGAACAGCAGCGGGGACGCGCGCCGCGCGCTGGGTCTGCTCGAGACCGCCGTCGCGCTCTTGCCCGAGGGCCGAGCCGAGCTCTCGCTGGAGGACGTGAAGCGCGCTGCCGAGGAGCGCACGCTGCTCTACGACAAGTCCGGCGAGGAGCACTACAACGTCTCAAGCGCGCTGATCAAATCGATGCGCGGCAGCGATCCCGACGCTGCCATCTACTGGTTTCTGCGCATGCTCGACGCGGGCGACGACCCGCTGTTCTTGTCGCGACGCCTGATCATCTTCGCCAGCGAGGACGTCGGAAACGCCGATCCGCGCGCGCTCCAGGTGGCGATGGCCGCCGACGAGGCCTTCCGCCGCGTGGGCCTGCCGGAGGGCGTCTACCCGCTGGCTCACGCCTGCCTGTACCTGGCCAGCTGCCCCAAGTCGAACGCGGTCAAGCGCGCGATCGAGGCCACGCGCGCCTCGATCGCGGAGAAAGGCGCGCTGCCCGTGCCAATGAAGCTCCGCAACGCGGTGACCGGGCTGATGCGCGCCGAGGGCTACGGCGAGGGCTACCGCTACGCGCACGATTTCGAGGGCAGCTACGCGCCCGGGGAGACCTACCTACCCGACGAGCTGCTCGGGCGTCGTCTCTACTCGCCCTCGAACGAGGGACTCGAGAAGCAGATCCGCGAGCGCCTGGAGCGCTTGCGCGACAAGAAGTGA
- a CDS encoding YggS family pyridoxal phosphate-dependent enzyme — MSDDIAARLAAVHARIERAARAAGRDPSSVRLLAVSKTKPEAAIRAAYAAGQRDFGENYVQELAEKAAALTDLPDLRWHMIGHLQRNKAKQVVKLVSAIHTVDSVRLAEELGKRAAEAARDRLSVLVEVNVGGEVQKSGCAPAELGSVIAAIERAPALGLSGLMTVPPHTDDPAGARPFFDRLVALRDAHGGVARLPELSMGMTHDLEQAIGAGATWVRIGTAIFGERA, encoded by the coding sequence TTGAGCGACGACATCGCCGCGCGCCTGGCGGCGGTGCACGCGCGCATCGAACGCGCGGCGCGCGCGGCAGGGCGCGATCCGAGCTCGGTGCGCCTCTTGGCGGTGAGCAAGACCAAGCCGGAAGCGGCGATCCGCGCGGCCTACGCGGCGGGACAGCGGGACTTCGGCGAGAACTACGTGCAGGAGCTGGCCGAGAAGGCCGCCGCCCTGACGGACTTGCCCGACCTTCGCTGGCACATGATCGGGCACCTGCAGCGCAACAAGGCCAAGCAGGTCGTGAAGCTGGTGAGCGCCATCCACACCGTGGACTCGGTGCGCCTGGCCGAAGAGCTCGGCAAGCGTGCGGCGGAGGCCGCCCGCGATCGGCTCTCGGTCTTGGTCGAGGTCAACGTGGGTGGTGAGGTGCAGAAGAGCGGCTGCGCCCCGGCGGAGCTCGGCTCGGTGATCGCGGCGATCGAGCGGGCGCCGGCGCTCGGCTTGTCGGGCCTGATGACGGTGCCGCCGCACACGGACGATCCGGCGGGCGCGAGGCCCTTCTTCGATCGACTGGTCGCGCTCAGGGACGCGCACGGCGGCGTGGCGCGGCTGCCGGAGCTCTCCATGGGCATGACCCACGATCTGGAGCAGGCCATCGGCGCTGGCGCGACCTGGGTGCGGATCGGCACGGCCATCTTCGGGGAGCGCGCCTGA